Proteins encoded in a region of the Phoenix dactylifera cultivar Barhee BC4 chromosome 3, palm_55x_up_171113_PBpolish2nd_filt_p, whole genome shotgun sequence genome:
- the LOC103709679 gene encoding probable E3 ubiquitin-protein ligase HIP1, producing the protein MVHRSLSYASQPSHMDHTYTWNHQNPNPRMLLGHNSFMPSMDNSATSGVNSMAHNIAPRTNGHPASSFSLEYLNYRAANPLKFQNMHSSPAGSCFRFSPNHAPHMPGYSRPIMGDGCNTVNPQIDNRRVSLKRKSPEMPLVAERPNVGGYYCAGSSSNFPISSDYLQAKPIPVPQYRPLNSTYTGPNYRSDNLLSVGEGPQRNVRSRHSHTFHLEHNPAGAYPSSNMPHHSSSTASMSGPSMAEQGSQTHVSGTPQGRILFSDNGYYNHELNQSLGRSNINNGTAAMNAVYYPNTIRNWSCPLPNLVVPPPQGMVPGQSNYDQRMTLNRTVSSHPLRFAATSSEGGVTLQAEAAVSSRQSRPLPIIGHSGNVRRGRARNLYNTFHSSFNEDNPHDRWVSEGIVMIDQSMFYDPSDLFDRYRDMRLDIDNMSYEELLALEESIGNVSTGLSEDRILACLIKRVHCSNQTHDDQEERSCAICLEEYKDRDNLGSMKCGHDFHIGCIRKWLEIKNVCPVCKASALEDISKEKQICPF; encoded by the exons ATGGTGCATAGAAGTTTGTCCTATGCATCCCAGCCATCACATATGGACCATACCTATACATGGAATCATCAAAATCCTAATCCTCGAATGCTCTTAG GACATAATTCTTTTATGCCTTCTATGGATAATTCAGCAACCAGTGGAGTAAATTCCATGGCTCATAACATTGCACCAAGAACAAACGGCCATCCCGCATCTAGTTTCAGTCTAGAATACCTGAACTACAGGGCTGCCAACCcactaaaatttcaaaatatgcaTTCTTCACCTGCTGGCAGCTGCTTTAGATTTTCACCAAATCATGCCCCACATATGCCTGGCTACAGTCGACCTATAATGGGGGATGGTTGCAACACAGTTAATCCTCAAATTGACAATAGAAGGGTGTCATTGAAAAGGAAAAGCCCAGAGATGCCCCTGGTTGCTGAGAGACCGAATGTTGGTGGATATTATTGTGCTGGAAGTTCTTCCAACTTTCCCATTTCTTCTGATTATTTACAGGCGAAGCCTATTCCTGTACCTCAATACCGGCCTTTGAATTCCACATACACAGGCCCCAACTATAGGAGTGACAATCTCTTGAGTGTGGGGGAGGGACCTCAGAGGAATGTAAGAAGTCGACATAGTCATACCTTCCATTTAGAACACAATCCAGCTGGGGCCTATCCATCAAGTAACATGCCTCATCATTCAAGTTCAACTGCGAGCATGTCTGGTCCGAGTATGGCAGAGCAAGGGAGCCAAACTCATGTGTCTGGGACTCCCCAAGGAAGGATTTTGTTTTCAG ATAATGGCTACTACAATCATGAGCTGAACCAGTCCCTTGGGCGAAGCAATATTAACAATGGTACTGCTGCAATGAATGCAGTGTACTATCCTAACACTATTAGAAATTGGAGTTGTCCTTTGCCAAATCTAGTTGTTCCTCCCCCACAAGGCATGGTACCAGGTCAGAGCAACTATGATCAAAGAATGACTCTCAATAGGACTGTTTCTAGCCACCCGCTCAGGTTTGCAGCCACATCTTCAGAGGGTGGAGTGACATTGCAAGCGGAAGCTGCTGTGTCTTCCAGACAATCAAGGCCGTTGCCTATCATAGGGCATAGTGGTAATGTGAGGCGTGGGAGGGCGAGGAATTTATATAACACATTTCATTCTTCATTCAATGAGGACAATCCCCATGATAGATGGGTATCTGAG GGTATCGTTATGATTGACCAGTCAATGTTCTATGACCCTAGCGATCTGTTTGATCGGTATAGAGACATGAGACTGGACATAGACAACATGAGCTATGAG GAATTACTTGCTTTGGAAGAAAGCATTGGGAATGTCAGCACAGGTTTGTCAGAAGACAGGATTTTGGCATGTCTGATAAAGAGGGTACACTGTTCTAATCAAACTCATGATGACCAGGAGGAAAGAAGCTGTGCCATTTGCTTG GAAGAGTATAAAGATAGAGATAACCTGGGGAGCATGAAATGTGGGCATGACTTCCATATAGGCTGCATCAGGAAATGGTTGGAGATAAAAAATGTTTGCCCAGTCTGCAAAGCCTCTGCATTGGAAGATATTTCAAAGGAGAAACAAATCTGTCCTTTCTAA